One Plasmodium cynomolgi strain B DNA, chromosome 12, whole genome shotgun sequence genomic region harbors:
- a CDS encoding WD domain G-beta repeat domain containing protein (putative), translating to MKISDVLNESILNENGKLKKSGIGMGLGVGIGKGKVEMTSSENVMEEFEIKSKMRKVCLGIPTKELDVKNILRLLKEPICLFGEDSYDKRKRLKSVLITKYDKFVKKKNIDNEEEVEEFKNILKRYYIDFSKLYDVNSPEYLKINELEEQLGTKRLKQQSIAAKGITVRSTITEKFYTESSEALKTARLDLTLKTLPRILLHKEMIKKFQDKFSKDEFERYISLYILSVIRIHVLTCSEDETIKFFDIETQEELFYQEGHNTNVYSATFNPYGNLYLSGDSKGGLMLWDIRTGKNIDKKKMVHNNLIMNINFNPFFPNMFCTCSADNTIKIFDLRNFTVSCNILAHNKIVTDAVFEPTYGRYITSSSFDTFIKIWDSVNFYCTKILYNNDNKVRNVDISPDGSFISSTSFDRTWKLYKNTEFAEENILAHFS from the exons atgaaaatcagCGATGTTCTCAATGAATCCATATTAAACGAAAATGggaagttgaaaaaaagcgGAATAGGGATGGGCCTAGGGGTAGGAATCGGCAAAGGGAAGGTAGAAATGACCAGCAGCGAAAATGTAATGGAAGAATTTGAAATCAAAAGTAAGATGAGGAAAGTGTGTTTGGGAATCCCCACGAAGGAATTGGATGTGAAAAATATCCTCAGATTATTGAAAGAACCCATTTGTCTCTTTGGAGAAGATAGCtatgataaaagaaaaagactcAAAAGTGTGCtaataacaaaatatgataaatttgtaaaaaaaaaaaatatcgacaatgaggaggaagtggaagaatttaaaaatatcctgAAAAGATACTACATCGATTTTAGCAAATTGTATGATGTGAATTCACcagaatatttaaaaataaatgaattgGAAGAACAGTTAGGGACGAAGCGGTTAAAACAACAAAGCATTGCAGCTAAAGGGATCACTGTAAGGAGTACCATCACGGAAAAATTCTACACAGAAAGTTCGGAAGCACTTAAGACAGCTCGTCTAGATTTAACCTTAAAAACATTGCCAAGGATATTATTGCACaaagaaatgataaaaaaatttcaagatAAATTTTCAAAGGATGAATTTGAAAGATATATATCCTTGTATA TACTCTCAGTTATAAGGAT ACACGTACTGACATGCTCGGAAGATGAAACGATAAAGTTCTTCGACATCGAAACGCAGGAAGAGCTGTTTTACCAAGAGGGTCACAACACGAATGTGTATTCGGCCACGTTTAACCCCTATGGAAATTTATACCTGTCTGGAGATTCAAAGGGGGGGCTAATGCTATGGGACATAAgaacgggaaaaaatattgacaaaaaaaaaatggttcatAATAACCTCATCATGAACATCAATTTTAATCCCTTCTTTCCAAATATGTTCTGTACCTGCTCAGCTGATAATACGATAAAGATATTTGACTTGAGAAACTTTACCGTTTCGTGTAACATCCTTGCACACAACAAAATAGTAACGGACGCAGTTTTCGAGCCAACCTATGGCAGGTACATAACGTCCAGTTCCTTCGACACCTTCATCAAAATATGGGACTCCGTGAATTTCTACTGCACCAAGATTTTATacaataatgataataaggTGAGAAATGTTGATATCTCTCCGGATGGGAGTTTCATATCCTCCACGTCTTTTGACAGGACGTGGAAGTTGTACAAGAATACCGAATTTGCGGAGGAAAACATtcttgctcatttttcttgA
- a CDS encoding hsp protein (putative), producing the protein MKRTLLLALAILALLNQAILVKGASVLGIDFGNEYIKVSIVSPGKGFNILLNNQSKRKITNAISFSSKVRTFDEEAKIYSAKHPHLTIQNGNNYLAYNIFDALKNKENFNIENYDESNEAFYADVNNYQFHQGDDPTSKYFDYDYVVDHKRGTISLKLKNDMVLSSEEITANILGYIKKLAYNHLNVDYKTKRPINRKKEALLNATKIAGLELLGLVNGVTAAAIHNVHDLPLNTTKLTMYLDVGSKNINVGIATISHVEIDKVRTRSVKVYACEVIENKSGNQIDVMLAEHLRKKFEEKYNLSIYDDRKAMRKLVLAANKAKLLLSAKKSTDVFIESLYKNKSLAETVTRQEFEDLIEEVILNFKVPINNALKKASFELKDIEALELIGAAWRVPKVLNEITAFFNPLTVGMHLNSDEAVTMGSLYIAAYNSANFRLKDLNYTDILSNEYHIVVRNGEENQTSDDQSNPKEIIAYNSRYPLTKSVTLKYRENVKFSILENGKVLNEYSVNPIDEATKKKYEKFDPPKMSLNFQLDKFGILTLENVFLIYEEEKKVEDSAETADGQAKKENSNVETSEEAAGEVNLDANGGEGESTDKEATEKEATKTDGKKTQVVKHSVQMTYQVRNIKPTPLTNDEVNTKKDILKKMDEHDINIFLKSERKNKLESFIYESRSKMKQDIFKQVCKEDTRTEYLNKLEEYEEWLYTENDEPLENVSNKIRELEDVYLPIKERAEELQVREKLIQDTNAKIKEMQQKVIEYTAAKPWAEETIKVVRDSLEKAIEWWKDAQEEQKKLDNYSAPFFKAKEVELKFKSIHLLVKSLEKIKKPAEKKEKKGDENTASSAEDKKNEPNDEQQSKNGSQNGNSNENKGNADEGANEGANEGTNEGANESADAGASQAEDGQQKGESGTNPNESTDGKNGSQEQKDEL; encoded by the exons atgaagaggacgCTGCTGCTGGCCCTAGCCATCCTAGCCCTGCTGAACCAGGCAATCCTGGTAAAAGGCGCATCCGTTTTGGGCATAGATTTTGGAAACGAGTACATAAAAGTATCCATTGTGTCGCCAGGAAAAGGTTTCAACATTTTACTGAACAATCAAAGTAAGCGAAAAATAACGAATGCAATCTCGTTCAGTAGCAAAGTGAGGACCTTCGATGAGGAAGCCAAAATATACAGCGCAAAGCATCCACACCTAACGatccaaaatgggaacaactATTTAGCCTACAACATATTCGATGCattgaaaaacaaagaaaatttCAATATCGAAAATTATGATGAGAGTAATGAAGCTTTTTATGCAGATGTGAATAATTACCAATTTCACCAAGGGGATGATCCCACgagtaaatattttgacTACGATTATGTTGTAGACCACAAGAGAGGAACTATCAGTTTGAAACTAAAGAATGACATGGTTCTATCCTCCGAAGAAATTACGGCAAATATATTGGGCTACATAAAGAAGCTGGCCTATAATCATCTAAATGTGGATTACAAAACGAAGAGGCCgataaat AGGAAGAAAGAGGCTCTTCTCAATGCAACCAAAATAGCAGGGCTAGAATTACTAGGTTTAGTGAATGGAGTTACAGCTGCTGCTATACACAATGTGCATGACTTGCCGTTAAATACAACCAAATTAACCATGTACTTGGATGtgggaagcaaaaatattaatgtggGAATCGCAACGATTAGCCATGTAGAGATTGATAAAGTGCGGACTAGAAGCGTTAAGGTGTATGCATGTGAAGTGatagaaaataaatcagGAAATCAAATCGATGTGATGCTAGCTGAacatttgagaaaaaaatttgaagaaaaatataacttaTCCATTTATGACGATAGGAAAGCCATGCGCAAATTAGTGCTCGCAGCgaataaagcaaaattgtTGCTAAGCGCTAAGAAGTCTACGGATGTGTTTATAGAAAGCTTGTACAAGAATAAAAGCTTGGCAGAAACTGTCACAAGGCAAGAATTCGAAGACCTAATTGAAGAAGTGATCTTAAATTTTAAAGTCCCAATTAATAATGCCCTTAAGAAAGCTTCCTTCGAGTTGAAAGATATTGAAGCTTTAGAATTAATTGGCGCTGCATGGAGAGTCCCCAAAGTACTAAATGAAATCACTGCCTTTTTTAATCCCCTAACTGTTGGTATGCACCTGAACAGTGACGAAGCAGTCACTATGGGAAGCCTCTACATTGCCGCCTACAACAGTGCAAATTTTCGTTTGAAAGATTTAAACTACACAGATATTTTGTCAAATGAATACCACATAGTTGTTCGAAACGGTGAGGAAAACCAAACATCGGATGATCAAAGTAACCCTAAGGAAATTATTGCCTATAACTCCAGATACCCCCTTACAAAAAGCGtcacattaaaatatagagaaaatgtaaaattttccattttggagaaTGGGAAGGTACTCAATGAATATTCAGTGAACCCTATTGATGAGGcgacgaagaagaagtacgAAAAGTTCGACCCTCCGAAAATGAGTCTAAATTTTCAGCTGGATAAGTTCGGAATTTTGACCCTGGAGAATGTGTTCCTGATTTatgaggaggagaagaaggtaGAGGACAGCGCGGAGACGGCAGATGGTCaagcgaaaaaggaaaatagcAATGTGGAAACGAGTGAGGAGGCAGCTGGGGAGGTAAACCTCGATGCCAATGGTGGGGAAGGAGAATCCACTGACAAAGAAGCGACGGAGAAAGAGGCAACAAAAacagatggaaaaaaaacccaagTGGTGAAACACTCAGTGCAGATGACCTACCAAGTGAGAAACATTAAGCCGACCCCCCTGACCAACGATGAAGTGAACACAAAGAAAgacattttaaagaaaatggaCGAACATGATATTAACATCTTCCTCAAATCGGAgagaaagaacaaattagAGTCTTTTATTTACGAGTCcagaagcaaaatgaagcaggATATATTCAAGCAGGTATGCAAAGAAGATACCCGCACCGAGTACCTAAACAAATTGGAGGAATATGAGGAGTGGCTTTACACGGAAAATGACGAACCCCTAGAAAATGTAAGTAACAAAATAAGGGAGCTGGAAGATGTCTATTTGCCTATAAAGGAAAGAGCGGAAGAATTACAGGTAAGGGAAAAGCTAATCCAGGATACGAATGCGAAAATTAAGGAAATGCAACAAAAAGTGATAGAGTATACAGCAGCCAAACCATGGGCGGAAGAAACCATTAAAGTGGTGAGAGATTCATTGGAGAAAGCAATAGAGTGGTGGAAAGACGCacaggaagaacaaaaaaaattagataaTTATtctgctccattttttaaagccaAAGAAGTAGAGTTGAAATTTAAGTCCATCCATTTGCTAGTCAAAAGtttggagaaaattaaaaagccCGCcgaaaagaaagagaaaaaaggggacgaaAATACTGCATCCAGCGcggaggataaaaaaaacgaacccAACGATGAGCAGCAAAGCAAGAATGGATCACAGAATGGCAACTCAAATGAGAACAAGGGAAATGCAGACGAAGGTGCCAACGAAGGTGCCAACGAAGGCACCAACGAAGGCGCCAACGAAAGCGCCGACGCGGGAGCTTCCCAAGCTGAAGATGGCCAACAGAAGGGCGAATCGGGTACCAACCCAAACGAGTCGACAGATGGGAAGAATGGGTCCCAGGAGCAGAAGGATGAATTGTAA
- a CDS encoding krox-like protein. putative (putative), whose translation MCINSIELIHTIYTNMKKSEIKKKREKSEQDEKRSKLNEGKYEKSSSIVEIQNATNEWRGIFLNKTSKILTDEIVFTLRQCSPCFMNNSWFRLYASWKQGTSFNRFINSLFYYESPVVIVIKTKDNQILGAVCTTPLKDSHLFQGSSNDFLFSAHPVFRIIRSNQFGTNYVYLNSKNSFYPKGLGFGGRTECFRLFLSDEFKDSYCTQSDYTYKSGHLYFPHHQKEKHASRNGNNKESTNKNATYPSGINSRNMSHTRPAYEDEDEDDDDNADRFLYKLAINEVEAWGCGDERALEQQAIMQQKEEASKQERSNDKSKIVQNSFDKEFLLPKVFVGGKYEELSPD comes from the coding sequence ATGTGCATCAACAGTATAGAACTCATACACACTATATATACGAACATGAAAAAgagcgaaataaaaaaaaaaagagaaaaaagcgaacaagatgaaaaaagaagcaagcTGAATGAAGGCAAGTACGAAAAGTCATCGTCCATAGTGGAAATTCAAAATGCAACAAACGAGTGGagaggaatatttttaaacaaaacaagtaaaatattaacaGACGAAATTGTTTTCACCTTGCGACAGTGCTCCCCATGTTTCATGAACAACTCATGGTTTAGACTCTATGCCTCATGGAAACAAGGCACAAGTTTCAACCGATTTATTAACTCCCTTTTCTATTATGAGTCCCCAGTTGTTATAGTAATCAAGACAAAGGATAATCAAATTTTGGGAGCTGTCTGTACTACGCCCTTGAAGGATTCTCACCTCTTCCAGGGTTCATCCAACGATTTCTTATTTTCAGCTCATCCCGTTTTTAGAATTATAAGGTCAAATCAGTTTGGCACAAATTATGTCTACTTGAATAGCAAAAACTCGTTTTATCCAAAGGGCCTAGGGTTTGGAGGAAGAACCGAGTGCTTCCGATTATTTCTGAGTGACGAATTTAAGGACTCCTACTGTACGCAATCGGATTATACTTATAAAAGTGGCCACCTGTACTTCCCCCACCaccagaaggagaagcatgCTAGTCGAAACGGAAATAACAAGGAGAGTACTAACAAGAATGCTACTTACCCTAGTGGTATCAATTCTCGAAACATGAGTCACACACGTCCAGCGTATGAAGACGAGGATGAAGACGACGATGATAATGCGGACAGATTCCTTTATAAACTGGCCATTAATGAGGTAGAAGCTTGGGGATGTGGTGATGAGAGGGCACTCGAACAACAGGCCATCATGcagcagaaggaggaggcGTCTAAACAGGAGAGGTCAAATGATAAGTCCAAAATTGTACAGAACAGTTTCGACAAGGAGTTCCTGTTGCCCAAGGTTTTCGTCGGGGGGAAGTACGAGGAGCTGTCCCCAGAT
- a CDS encoding aminomethyl transferase (putative) has protein sequence MNKKISLLLNGINGRQKVVSPAHIVKNSFDGGPIWMCKSGGRAFGTYGAVTRRRQKLREKFYEEKYRHNPNHVPKFSKVKKGSWGGWIYNPLKQVTKNNGSNFMYEQKIEEEVSTEERECINRLMQMRKEVTKIGDPQPYRGGKNDEDRHQMIPPSVNLFSICDNFIDKKKEIINKIENPQYFVDTHIKKLTNEYTNINRLHESCNENGYAKAPGYLKDVRRKRKNVSGGAFWGNCKVVQDEASADREGTTNRMEEPQEEGAIVHPRQQCTFGEMYQKGASRRENPFPMEEPATYRHIPKGEQSNGIEGGDADVGKELEPLPEYNLMHCASDITEDGVLQNRKDEQILKKLYIEDILNYTDEGEEIDISCLDVFTTLSTADRNRKLGSLFSSKGASFILYNNCIIASKFSKGTLQEYFHTRNACSLFDKSYQLIVKFTGRDCIYLCNQFLSSDLNDMNSNDVCYTCVLDNKAYILDTAYVLKGENEVVLISSGYYKKGLYEFLSDYILFCKDSGMDVHIQVETNKRVLSLQGPLSNLVLNDVLDYFNWGNAAQGKKGVKFLKNVIKEDTEKCQHYGIHFEREENEKDKFVNIPYMSFKKFNMVKNAKEAINVTGEVPPHDEMNQYEILCIRCGDTGEDGFEFVVDNNISDYYVELFLSH, from the coding sequence ATGAATAAGAAAATTTCTCTCCTTCTTAATGGAATAAATGGTCGCCAGAAAGTAGTTTCACCTGCGCACATTGTAAAAAACTCGTTTGATGGTGGCCCAATATGGATGTGCAAAAGTGGAGGGAGAGCTTTCGGGACGTATGGCGCAGTAACCAGGAGGAGGCAAAAGCTGAGGGAGAAATTCTATGAAGAAAAGTACAGACATAACCCTAACCATGTGCCCAAATTTTCCAAGGTTAAGAAGGGCAGCTGGGGCGGGTGGATATATAACCCACTCAAGCAAGTGACCAAAAATAATGGCTCGAATTTTatgtatgaacaaaaaatagaGGAGGAAGTCAGTACAGAAGAAAGGGAGTGCATAAACCGTCTTATGCAAATGCGTAAGGAGGTTACCAAGATAGGGGATCCTCAGCCCTACCGTGGTGGGAAGAATGACGAGGACAGACATCAGATGATCCCACCCAGTGTGAACCTCTTCTCCATATGTGATAATTTTATcgacaaaaagaaagaaataattaacaaaattgaaaatccACAGTATTTTGTCGACACGCATATAAAGAAGCTGACCAACGAGTACACCAATATAAACCGCCTTCACGAAAGTTGCAATGAGAATGGCTATGCAAAGGCTCCAGGGTATTTGAAAGATGTCCgcaggaagaggaagaatgtCTCGGGTGGGGCTTTCTGGGGCAACTGTAAGGTTGTACAAGATGAGGCGAGCGCAGATAGGGAGGGCACCACCAATCGGATGGAAGAACCCCAAGAGGAGGGGGCGATTGTGCACCCCCGTCAACAGTGCACATTTGGAGAAATGTACCAAAAGGGGGCATCCCGCAGAGAGAACCCCTTTCCGATGGAGGAACCCGCAACGTATAGGCACATTCCGAAAGGCGAGCAAAGCAATGGAATAGAAGGCGGAGATGCAGATGTGGGTAAAGAACTAGAACCCCTCCCGGAGTACAACCTCATGCACTGCGCTAGTGACATAACTGAAGATGGTGTACTTCAAAACCGCAAAGATgagcaaattttaaaaaagctttACATCGAAGACATTTTAAATTACACAGATGAAGGAGAAGAGATTGACATAAGTTGCCTAGACGTATTCACCACGTTGAGCACAGCTGATAGGAATAGAAAACTGGGGTCTCTTTTTAGCAGCAAGGGAGCTTCATTCATTCTTTATAATAACTGCATTATTGCGTCCAAGTTTTCGAAGGGTACCTTGCAAGAATATTTCCACACAAGAAATGCTTGTAGCTTATTTGATAAATCGTATCAGCTAATAGTTAAGTTTACCGGGAGAGATTGCATCTACTTATGCAACCAGTTCCTATCTAGTGACCTAAATGACATGAACAGTAACGACGTTTGCTACACCTGTGTGTTGGACAACAAAGCGTACATACTAGACACGGCTTACGTGCtaaagggagaaaatgaagTCGTGTTGATCTCCTCAGGATACTATAAGAAGGGCCTTTATGAATTCTTAAGtgattacattttattttgcaaagaCAGCGGAATGGATGTACACATACAAGTCGAGACAAACAAGAGGGTGTTGTCCCTGCAGGGGCCGCTAAGCAACCTGGTCCTCAATGATGTGCTGGATTATTTTAACTGGGGAAATGCAGCCCAAGGGAAGAAAGGGGTGAAGTtcctaaaaaatgtaataaaagaAGACACAGAAAAATGTCAACATTATGGGATACACTTcgaaagagaagaaaatgaaaaggacaAATTTGTTAACATCCCGTACAtgagttttaaaaaattcaacatggtgaaaaatgcaaaggagGCGATAAACGTGACAGGGGAAGTACCCCCCCATGATGAGATGAACCAGTATGAAATTCTGTGCATCCGATGTGGAGACACAGGAGAAGATGGATTCGAATTCGTTGTAGATAATAACATAAGTGATTACTAcgttgaattatttttaagccAT